A stretch of Cicer arietinum cultivar CDC Frontier isolate Library 1 chromosome 5, Cicar.CDCFrontier_v2.0, whole genome shotgun sequence DNA encodes these proteins:
- the LOC101498291 gene encoding protein BREAST CANCER SUSCEPTIBILITY 2 homolog B-like isoform X3 produces MSTWQILSDADNNYRWQINTTDTSNVITSLPLTTSPLPSMHNLLLHASESHLFQPQGEEHAIDDSFDFSNSLFKTASGRKVTISSNGLVRAKTLLGLGLKEEEETVGGSYIQTPQNAKKFYAFDEESPNLQLMDSSKVTSSVSFRSPLVGRLKNGFDNKIVQPDSVSGGAKQAPIKFQTAGGRSISISGDALKRARNLLGDPDLGDFFDVGDSLFSFPDKRQTNAITSSGGRSDCSSTTNHLVHQMTPESNHNGKHNHMTKSFTHPLQPSRQMEFSNKFCHEGNGNNLIMKFDDVVNESDCVRKNSNTFGQKPLYDRNGAFDSTINSSSLNGLSSRMDVHGKPLGRALVDISNTVNKVHTNNKQPASGKRRLGLGLTVSPFKKPRISKFSATGDQDVGNFPNDLSQLSSGASGCKRKLSTRYPFQYPRMHIKDFFAVPLLEQKVLFPNPVKQVTSGNAREYIFHDGSVDNDIGAEAFVHLLAQHGASLHFASKEWVLNHYKWIVWKLACYERCYPARCSGKFLTVSNVLEELKYRYEREVNHGHRSTIKKIHEGDALPSSMMTLCISSIHSDHALESETLFEAQTGDQSREAVKVELTDGWYSINAILDVPLSKQLAAGRLFVGQKLRIWGAGLCGWNGPVSPLEVPSTVSLLLHINGTYRTHWAEQLGFCKVAGPPLAFRCIKSNGGIIPLTLVGITRMYPILYKERLSSGRSVVISERMENNMMELHNQRRSAVVDDIVSEYQKDIKGSHIYDYDDSEGAKIYKMLETAAEPEFLMADMTPEQLSSFAAYKAKLNAIRQTEMESSIEKALKDSGLGNREVTPFLRLRVVGLTYKTRQEKPKEGIVTIWNPTQKQRQELVEGEAYAIAGLIPSDFDSDVLHLQTKGSSTKWLPLSSNAKEQFK; encoded by the exons ATGTCGACATGGCAGATACTCTCCGACGCCGATAACAATTACCGGTGGCAAATCAACACAACAGACACTTCAAATGTTATTACATCTTTGCCCCTCACCACCTCTCCCCTTCCGTCAATGCACAATCTTCTCCTACACGCTTCTGAGTCACACCTTTTCCAACCTCAAG gcGAAGAACATGCAATAGATGATAGTTTTGATTTCTCGAATTCTCTTTTCAAGACAGCTTCTGGAAGAAAAGTTACTATTTCTTCTAACGGTCTTGTTAGAGCTAAGACGTTATTAGGATTAGGattgaaagaagaagaagaaaccgtTGGTGGTAGTTATATTCAAACTCCTCAGAATGCTAAGAaattttatgcatttgatgaagaATCACCTAATTTACAACTTATGGATAGTAGTAAAGTTACGAGTTCCGTGTCGTTTCGAAGTCCTTTAGTTGGTAGATTGAAAAATGGTTTTGATAATAAAATAGTGCAACCAGATAGTGTTAGTGGTGGTGCTAAACAAGCTCCAATTAAATTCCAAACTGCGGGGGGAAGGTCAATATCTATTTCCGGCGATGCACTGAAACGTGCTAGGAACCTTCTTGGTGATCCTGATTTGGGAGATTTTTTCGATGTAGGGGATTCGCTTTTCTCATTTCCAGATAAGAGACAAACCAATGCAATCACTTCCTCTGGTGGAAGAAGTGATTGTAGTAGTACTACTAATCATTTGGTCCATCAAATGACACCAGAGAGTAACCACAATGGCAAACACAATCACATGACAAAAAGTTTCACACACCCTTTGCAGCCTTCTAGACAAATGGAATTTTCAAATAAGTTTTGTCATGAAGGTAATGGGAATAACTTAATCATGAAATTTGATGATGTTGTGAATGAAAGTGATTGTGTCCGGAAAAATAGCAATACTTTTGGACAAAAACCCTTGTATGACAGGAATGGAGCGTTTGACTCTACAATAAACAGTTCTTCATTGAATGGTCTGTCTTCAAGAATGGATGTGCATGGAAAGCCGTTGGGTAGGGCATTGGTTGATATTTCCAATACCGTTAACAAAGTTCATACAAACAATAAACAGCCTGCTAGTGGGAAAAGGAGACTAGGATTAGGTTTAACTGTTTCTCCCTTCAAAAAGCCTCGCATTTCCAAATTTTCTGCCACTGGTGACCAAGATGTTGGAAACTTTCCTAATG ATTTGTCTCAATTATCATCTGGTGCTTCTGGATGTAAAAGAAAGCTTTCTACCAGATATCCATTTCAATACCCAAGGATGCACATCAAGGATTTTTTCGCAGTTCCTCTGTTAGAGCAGAAAGTG CTTTTTCCCAACCCAGTCAAACAGGTGACATCAGGTAATGCAAGAGAGTACATATTCCATGATGGGTCTGTTGATAACGATATTGGAGCAGAAGCTTTTGTTCATCTATTGGCACAACATGGAGCTTCCTTGCATTTTGCTTCTAAAGA GTGGGTCTTGAATCATTACAAGTGGATTGTATGGAAACTGGCATGCTATGAGAGATGCTATCCAGCTAGGTGTTCGGGAAAATTTCTGACTGTATCAAATGTTCTTGAGGAGCTGAAGTACAG ATATGAAAGAGAAGTGAATCATGGCCACCGGTCTACCATCAAGAAAATTCATGAAGGGGATGCATTGCCTTCTTCAATGATGACTCTCTGCATATCTAGTATTCACTCTGATCATGCTCTTGAAAGTGAGACATTATTTGAGGCACAAACCGGGGATCAAAGCAGGGAGGCAGTAAAGGTTGAACTAACTGATGGATG GTATTCTATAAATGCCATTTTAGATGTTCCATTGTCCAAGCAACTGGCTGCTGGAAGACTGTTTGTAGGACAGAAGCTTCGT ATCTGGGGAGCAGGATTATGTGGCTGGAATGGGCCAGTTTCACCTCTTGAG GTGCCATCAACGGTTAGTTTATTGCTTCACATAAATGGAACATATAGAACTCATTGGGCAGAGCAGTTAGGATTTT GTAAAGTTGCTGGTCCACCTTTGGCTTTCAGGTGCATAAAAAGCAATGGTGGTATAATACCTCTGACGTTGGTAGGAATTACCCGCATGTATCCTATTCTTTACAAGGAAAG GTTAAGCAGTGGTCGATCTGTTGTCATATCAGAGAGGATGGAAAATAACATGATGGAGCTGCACAATCAGAG ACGCTCAGCTGTTGTAGATGACATTGTTTCGGAGTATCAGAAGGACATAAAGGGTTCACATATTTATGATTACGACGACAGTGAAGGGGCTAAAATTTATAAGATGCTGGAGACAGCTGCAGAACCCGAATTCCTAATGGCAGATATGACTCCGGAGCAACTTAGTTCTTTTGCTGCTTATAAGGCCAAATTAAAT GCAATTAGACAGACAGAAATGGAAAGTTCAATAGAGAAAGCTTTGAAAGATTCTGGCTTGGGAAACAGAGAAGTAACACCATTTCTGAGGTTGCGGGTAGTTGGATTAACTTACAAAACTCGACAAGAGAAGCCTAAAGAGGGCATAGTAACAATCTGGAATCCAACACAGAAGCAG CGTCAGGAGCTGGTAGAGGGAGAAGCATATGCAATTGCAGGACTCATACCATCGGACTTTGATTCAGATGTCCTTCACTTGCAGACTAAAGGATCTTCTACCAAGTGGTTGCCATTATCTTCTAATGCCAAAGAACAGTTTAAGTAG
- the LOC101498291 gene encoding protein BREAST CANCER SUSCEPTIBILITY 2 homolog B-like isoform X2, with protein MSTWQILSDADNNYRWQINTTDTSNVITSLPLTTSPLPSMHNLLLHASESHLFQPQGEEHAIDDSFDFSNSLFKTASGRKVTISSNGLVRAKTLLGLGLKEEEETVGGSYIQTPQNAKKFYAFDEESPNLQLMDSSKVTSSVSFRSPLVGRLKNGFDNKIVQPDSVSGGAKQAPIKFQTAGGRSISISGDALKRARNLLGDPDLGDFFDVGDSLFSFPDKRQTNAITSSGGRSDCSSTTNHLVHQMTPESNHNGKHNHMTKSFTHPLQPSRQMEFSNKFCHEGNGNNLIMKFDDVVNESDCVRKNSNTFGQKPLYDRNGAFDSTINSSSLNGLSSRMDVHGKPLGRALVDISNTVNKVHTNNKQPASGKRRLGLGLTVSPFKKPRISKFSATGDQDVGNFPNDLSQLSSGASGCKRKLSTRYPFQYPRMHIKDFFAVPLLEQKVLFPNPVKQVTSGNAREYIFHDGSVDNDIGAEAFVHLLAQHGASLHFASKEWVLNHYKWIVWKLACYERCYPARCSGKFLTVSNVLEELKYRYEREVNHGHRSTIKKIHEGDALPSSMMTLCISSIHSDHALESETLFEAQTGDQSREAVKVELTDGWYSINAILDVPLSKQLAAGRLFVGQKLRIWGAGLCGWNGPVSPLEVPSTVSLLLHINGTYRTHWAEQLGFCKVAGPPLAFRCIKSNGGIIPLTLVGITRMYPILYKERLSSGRSVVISERMENNMMELHNQRRSAVVDDIVSEYQKDIKGSHIYDYDDSEGAKIYKMLETAAEPEFLMADMTPEQLSSFAAYKAKLNAIRQTEMESSIEKALKDSGLGNREVTPFLRLRVVGLTYKTRQEKPKEGIVTIWNPTQKQRQELVEGEAYAIAGLIPSDFDSDVLHLQTKGSSTKWLPLSSNAKEQFKPFFNNRKSIPLSSLSDIPLSNRVIILIQ; from the exons ATGTCGACATGGCAGATACTCTCCGACGCCGATAACAATTACCGGTGGCAAATCAACACAACAGACACTTCAAATGTTATTACATCTTTGCCCCTCACCACCTCTCCCCTTCCGTCAATGCACAATCTTCTCCTACACGCTTCTGAGTCACACCTTTTCCAACCTCAAG gcGAAGAACATGCAATAGATGATAGTTTTGATTTCTCGAATTCTCTTTTCAAGACAGCTTCTGGAAGAAAAGTTACTATTTCTTCTAACGGTCTTGTTAGAGCTAAGACGTTATTAGGATTAGGattgaaagaagaagaagaaaccgtTGGTGGTAGTTATATTCAAACTCCTCAGAATGCTAAGAaattttatgcatttgatgaagaATCACCTAATTTACAACTTATGGATAGTAGTAAAGTTACGAGTTCCGTGTCGTTTCGAAGTCCTTTAGTTGGTAGATTGAAAAATGGTTTTGATAATAAAATAGTGCAACCAGATAGTGTTAGTGGTGGTGCTAAACAAGCTCCAATTAAATTCCAAACTGCGGGGGGAAGGTCAATATCTATTTCCGGCGATGCACTGAAACGTGCTAGGAACCTTCTTGGTGATCCTGATTTGGGAGATTTTTTCGATGTAGGGGATTCGCTTTTCTCATTTCCAGATAAGAGACAAACCAATGCAATCACTTCCTCTGGTGGAAGAAGTGATTGTAGTAGTACTACTAATCATTTGGTCCATCAAATGACACCAGAGAGTAACCACAATGGCAAACACAATCACATGACAAAAAGTTTCACACACCCTTTGCAGCCTTCTAGACAAATGGAATTTTCAAATAAGTTTTGTCATGAAGGTAATGGGAATAACTTAATCATGAAATTTGATGATGTTGTGAATGAAAGTGATTGTGTCCGGAAAAATAGCAATACTTTTGGACAAAAACCCTTGTATGACAGGAATGGAGCGTTTGACTCTACAATAAACAGTTCTTCATTGAATGGTCTGTCTTCAAGAATGGATGTGCATGGAAAGCCGTTGGGTAGGGCATTGGTTGATATTTCCAATACCGTTAACAAAGTTCATACAAACAATAAACAGCCTGCTAGTGGGAAAAGGAGACTAGGATTAGGTTTAACTGTTTCTCCCTTCAAAAAGCCTCGCATTTCCAAATTTTCTGCCACTGGTGACCAAGATGTTGGAAACTTTCCTAATG ATTTGTCTCAATTATCATCTGGTGCTTCTGGATGTAAAAGAAAGCTTTCTACCAGATATCCATTTCAATACCCAAGGATGCACATCAAGGATTTTTTCGCAGTTCCTCTGTTAGAGCAGAAAGTG CTTTTTCCCAACCCAGTCAAACAGGTGACATCAGGTAATGCAAGAGAGTACATATTCCATGATGGGTCTGTTGATAACGATATTGGAGCAGAAGCTTTTGTTCATCTATTGGCACAACATGGAGCTTCCTTGCATTTTGCTTCTAAAGA GTGGGTCTTGAATCATTACAAGTGGATTGTATGGAAACTGGCATGCTATGAGAGATGCTATCCAGCTAGGTGTTCGGGAAAATTTCTGACTGTATCAAATGTTCTTGAGGAGCTGAAGTACAG ATATGAAAGAGAAGTGAATCATGGCCACCGGTCTACCATCAAGAAAATTCATGAAGGGGATGCATTGCCTTCTTCAATGATGACTCTCTGCATATCTAGTATTCACTCTGATCATGCTCTTGAAAGTGAGACATTATTTGAGGCACAAACCGGGGATCAAAGCAGGGAGGCAGTAAAGGTTGAACTAACTGATGGATG GTATTCTATAAATGCCATTTTAGATGTTCCATTGTCCAAGCAACTGGCTGCTGGAAGACTGTTTGTAGGACAGAAGCTTCGT ATCTGGGGAGCAGGATTATGTGGCTGGAATGGGCCAGTTTCACCTCTTGAG GTGCCATCAACGGTTAGTTTATTGCTTCACATAAATGGAACATATAGAACTCATTGGGCAGAGCAGTTAGGATTTT GTAAAGTTGCTGGTCCACCTTTGGCTTTCAGGTGCATAAAAAGCAATGGTGGTATAATACCTCTGACGTTGGTAGGAATTACCCGCATGTATCCTATTCTTTACAAGGAAAG GTTAAGCAGTGGTCGATCTGTTGTCATATCAGAGAGGATGGAAAATAACATGATGGAGCTGCACAATCAGAG ACGCTCAGCTGTTGTAGATGACATTGTTTCGGAGTATCAGAAGGACATAAAGGGTTCACATATTTATGATTACGACGACAGTGAAGGGGCTAAAATTTATAAGATGCTGGAGACAGCTGCAGAACCCGAATTCCTAATGGCAGATATGACTCCGGAGCAACTTAGTTCTTTTGCTGCTTATAAGGCCAAATTAAAT GCAATTAGACAGACAGAAATGGAAAGTTCAATAGAGAAAGCTTTGAAAGATTCTGGCTTGGGAAACAGAGAAGTAACACCATTTCTGAGGTTGCGGGTAGTTGGATTAACTTACAAAACTCGACAAGAGAAGCCTAAAGAGGGCATAGTAACAATCTGGAATCCAACACAGAAGCAG CGTCAGGAGCTGGTAGAGGGAGAAGCATATGCAATTGCAGGACTCATACCATCGGACTTTGATTCAGATGTCCTTCACTTGCAGACTAAAGGATCTTCTACCAAGTGGTTGCCATTATCTTCTAATGCCAAAGAACAGTTTAA GCCATTTTTCAATAATCGGAAATCAATCCCATTGTCAAGTTTGAGTGACATTCCCCTTTCCAA CCGTGTTATTATTCTTATACAGTGA
- the LOC101498291 gene encoding protein BREAST CANCER SUSCEPTIBILITY 2 homolog B-like isoform X1, translating into MSTWQILSDADNNYRWQINTTDTSNVITSLPLTTSPLPSMHNLLLHASESHLFQPQGEEHAIDDSFDFSNSLFKTASGRKVTISSNGLVRAKTLLGLGLKEEEETVGGSYIQTPQNAKKFYAFDEESPNLQLMDSSKVTSSVSFRSPLVGRLKNGFDNKIVQPDSVSGGAKQAPIKFQTAGGRSISISGDALKRARNLLGDPDLGDFFDVGDSLFSFPDKRQTNAITSSGGRSDCSSTTNHLVHQMTPESNHNGKHNHMTKSFTHPLQPSRQMEFSNKFCHEGNGNNLIMKFDDVVNESDCVRKNSNTFGQKPLYDRNGAFDSTINSSSLNGLSSRMDVHGKPLGRALVDISNTVNKVHTNNKQPASGKRRLGLGLTVSPFKKPRISKFSATGDQDVGNFPNDLSQLSSGASGCKRKLSTRYPFQYPRMHIKDFFAVPLLEQKVLFPNPVKQVTSGNAREYIFHDGSVDNDIGAEAFVHLLAQHGASLHFASKEWVLNHYKWIVWKLACYERCYPARCSGKFLTVSNVLEELKYRYEREVNHGHRSTIKKIHEGDALPSSMMTLCISSIHSDHALESETLFEAQTGDQSREAVKVELTDGWYSINAILDVPLSKQLAAGRLFVGQKLRIWGAGLCGWNGPVSPLEVPSTVSLLLHINGTYRTHWAEQLGFCKVAGPPLAFRCIKSNGGIIPLTLVGITRMYPILYKERLSSGRSVVISERMENNMMELHNQRRSAVVDDIVSEYQKDIKGSHIYDYDDSEGAKIYKMLETAAEPEFLMADMTPEQLSSFAAYKAKLNAIRQTEMESSIEKALKDSGLGNREVTPFLRLRVVGLTYKTRQEKPKEGIVTIWNPTQKQRQELVEGEAYAIAGLIPSDFDSDVLHLQTKGSSTKWLPLSSNAKEQFKPFFNNRKSIPLSSLSDIPLSNEFDVVAFVVHVGEVYTSSQQMMQWVFVTDGSIMYGLQSEKLMDTLLAICFCSPLIDCDSFPPINHNLAGSTVGFCNLIKKDKDHTNHVWVADANENSTYYLKFDSPKCCHLRNAANSVRRWATDSTLIVEKLKEKVVGIVGNCKA; encoded by the exons ATGTCGACATGGCAGATACTCTCCGACGCCGATAACAATTACCGGTGGCAAATCAACACAACAGACACTTCAAATGTTATTACATCTTTGCCCCTCACCACCTCTCCCCTTCCGTCAATGCACAATCTTCTCCTACACGCTTCTGAGTCACACCTTTTCCAACCTCAAG gcGAAGAACATGCAATAGATGATAGTTTTGATTTCTCGAATTCTCTTTTCAAGACAGCTTCTGGAAGAAAAGTTACTATTTCTTCTAACGGTCTTGTTAGAGCTAAGACGTTATTAGGATTAGGattgaaagaagaagaagaaaccgtTGGTGGTAGTTATATTCAAACTCCTCAGAATGCTAAGAaattttatgcatttgatgaagaATCACCTAATTTACAACTTATGGATAGTAGTAAAGTTACGAGTTCCGTGTCGTTTCGAAGTCCTTTAGTTGGTAGATTGAAAAATGGTTTTGATAATAAAATAGTGCAACCAGATAGTGTTAGTGGTGGTGCTAAACAAGCTCCAATTAAATTCCAAACTGCGGGGGGAAGGTCAATATCTATTTCCGGCGATGCACTGAAACGTGCTAGGAACCTTCTTGGTGATCCTGATTTGGGAGATTTTTTCGATGTAGGGGATTCGCTTTTCTCATTTCCAGATAAGAGACAAACCAATGCAATCACTTCCTCTGGTGGAAGAAGTGATTGTAGTAGTACTACTAATCATTTGGTCCATCAAATGACACCAGAGAGTAACCACAATGGCAAACACAATCACATGACAAAAAGTTTCACACACCCTTTGCAGCCTTCTAGACAAATGGAATTTTCAAATAAGTTTTGTCATGAAGGTAATGGGAATAACTTAATCATGAAATTTGATGATGTTGTGAATGAAAGTGATTGTGTCCGGAAAAATAGCAATACTTTTGGACAAAAACCCTTGTATGACAGGAATGGAGCGTTTGACTCTACAATAAACAGTTCTTCATTGAATGGTCTGTCTTCAAGAATGGATGTGCATGGAAAGCCGTTGGGTAGGGCATTGGTTGATATTTCCAATACCGTTAACAAAGTTCATACAAACAATAAACAGCCTGCTAGTGGGAAAAGGAGACTAGGATTAGGTTTAACTGTTTCTCCCTTCAAAAAGCCTCGCATTTCCAAATTTTCTGCCACTGGTGACCAAGATGTTGGAAACTTTCCTAATG ATTTGTCTCAATTATCATCTGGTGCTTCTGGATGTAAAAGAAAGCTTTCTACCAGATATCCATTTCAATACCCAAGGATGCACATCAAGGATTTTTTCGCAGTTCCTCTGTTAGAGCAGAAAGTG CTTTTTCCCAACCCAGTCAAACAGGTGACATCAGGTAATGCAAGAGAGTACATATTCCATGATGGGTCTGTTGATAACGATATTGGAGCAGAAGCTTTTGTTCATCTATTGGCACAACATGGAGCTTCCTTGCATTTTGCTTCTAAAGA GTGGGTCTTGAATCATTACAAGTGGATTGTATGGAAACTGGCATGCTATGAGAGATGCTATCCAGCTAGGTGTTCGGGAAAATTTCTGACTGTATCAAATGTTCTTGAGGAGCTGAAGTACAG ATATGAAAGAGAAGTGAATCATGGCCACCGGTCTACCATCAAGAAAATTCATGAAGGGGATGCATTGCCTTCTTCAATGATGACTCTCTGCATATCTAGTATTCACTCTGATCATGCTCTTGAAAGTGAGACATTATTTGAGGCACAAACCGGGGATCAAAGCAGGGAGGCAGTAAAGGTTGAACTAACTGATGGATG GTATTCTATAAATGCCATTTTAGATGTTCCATTGTCCAAGCAACTGGCTGCTGGAAGACTGTTTGTAGGACAGAAGCTTCGT ATCTGGGGAGCAGGATTATGTGGCTGGAATGGGCCAGTTTCACCTCTTGAG GTGCCATCAACGGTTAGTTTATTGCTTCACATAAATGGAACATATAGAACTCATTGGGCAGAGCAGTTAGGATTTT GTAAAGTTGCTGGTCCACCTTTGGCTTTCAGGTGCATAAAAAGCAATGGTGGTATAATACCTCTGACGTTGGTAGGAATTACCCGCATGTATCCTATTCTTTACAAGGAAAG GTTAAGCAGTGGTCGATCTGTTGTCATATCAGAGAGGATGGAAAATAACATGATGGAGCTGCACAATCAGAG ACGCTCAGCTGTTGTAGATGACATTGTTTCGGAGTATCAGAAGGACATAAAGGGTTCACATATTTATGATTACGACGACAGTGAAGGGGCTAAAATTTATAAGATGCTGGAGACAGCTGCAGAACCCGAATTCCTAATGGCAGATATGACTCCGGAGCAACTTAGTTCTTTTGCTGCTTATAAGGCCAAATTAAAT GCAATTAGACAGACAGAAATGGAAAGTTCAATAGAGAAAGCTTTGAAAGATTCTGGCTTGGGAAACAGAGAAGTAACACCATTTCTGAGGTTGCGGGTAGTTGGATTAACTTACAAAACTCGACAAGAGAAGCCTAAAGAGGGCATAGTAACAATCTGGAATCCAACACAGAAGCAG CGTCAGGAGCTGGTAGAGGGAGAAGCATATGCAATTGCAGGACTCATACCATCGGACTTTGATTCAGATGTCCTTCACTTGCAGACTAAAGGATCTTCTACCAAGTGGTTGCCATTATCTTCTAATGCCAAAGAACAGTTTAA GCCATTTTTCAATAATCGGAAATCAATCCCATTGTCAAGTTTGAGTGACATTCCCCTTTCCAA TGAGTTCGACGTTGTTGCATTTGTTGTGCACGTGGGAGAGGTTTATACATCGAGTCAACAGATGATGCAATGGGTTTTTGTGACGGATGGATCCATCATGTATGGTTTACAGTCAGAAAAGTTAATGGACACATTGCTTGCCATCTGCTTTTGTTCCCCATTGATTGATTGTGATTCATTTCCACCAATCAACCACAACCTTGCTGGATCTACG GTTGGTTTCTGTAATCTTATTAAAAAGGACAAGGACCATACAAACCATGTCTGGGTTGCTGATGCTAATGAGAATTCAACgtattatttgaaatttgattcCCCAAAGTGTTGTCACCTCAGAAATGCTGCCAACTCTGTCAGAAGATGGGCCACTGATTCTACCTTG ATagtagagaaactcaaagaaaaGGTGGTGGGCATAGTTGGTAATTGTAAAGCCTAG